A genomic segment from Psychrobacter arcticus 273-4 encodes:
- the pilW gene encoding type IV pilus biogenesis/stability protein PilW: MTSKNSCQFKYQTSLSHSVRQLGATVFVRKSAQGIWLASTLSALLISGCQSTPTNDLITGTLYQTSTQPNDNRQLDQQEIARVRTTLAAQYIRKNELDAAQRQLEKAFAADSRHAPAYDMMGVLLQQEGSRLNLEKAEQFFKKAIVLDKDFDQAHNNYGVYLSQMKRYKEAAEQFEIAGAALGYEGRIGALENLGRTYLQLKDHPAAEKAFLRALDGNRNSIIAHIEMVDLLLEQQRFQQAQRLYDETLILLQGQGVSPRLLLQGIKLAAAQKNIETRQQLAQQLLSAYPLSDEAKQLKTWLNNPEAPWK, translated from the coding sequence ATGACTTCTAAAAATTCTTGTCAGTTCAAATATCAAACCTCTCTTTCTCATTCAGTGAGGCAGTTGGGCGCTACCGTTTTTGTTAGAAAAAGTGCTCAAGGTATATGGCTTGCCAGCACGTTAAGCGCTTTATTGATTTCTGGTTGTCAAAGCACGCCAACCAATGATTTAATAACGGGCACGCTTTATCAAACCTCAACGCAACCCAATGACAATCGTCAATTGGATCAGCAAGAAATTGCTCGCGTTCGAACGACACTTGCTGCACAATATATCCGCAAAAACGAGCTCGATGCTGCCCAAAGACAGCTCGAAAAAGCCTTTGCTGCCGATAGCCGTCATGCGCCGGCCTATGATATGATGGGTGTTTTGTTGCAGCAAGAGGGTAGCCGCCTTAATCTTGAAAAAGCCGAACAATTTTTTAAAAAAGCCATTGTGCTTGATAAAGATTTTGATCAAGCACACAACAATTATGGCGTGTATTTGTCGCAGATGAAGCGTTACAAAGAGGCAGCAGAGCAGTTCGAAATAGCAGGCGCTGCCCTTGGCTATGAAGGCCGTATTGGTGCGTTAGAAAACTTAGGTCGTACCTACCTTCAACTAAAGGATCATCCTGCCGCGGAAAAGGCTTTTTTACGGGCTTTAGATGGCAATCGAAACAGCATCATTGCGCATATTGAGATGGTTGACTTACTACTTGAGCAGCAGCGTTTTCAGCAAGCACAAAGACTCTATGATGAGACCTTGATATTGCTGCAAGGGCAGGGCGTTAGTCCACGCTTGCTACTACAAGGTATCAAATTGGCGGCAGCGCAAAAAAACATCGAGACACGCCAACAATTGGCACAGCAACTTTTATCCGCTTATCCATTAAGTGATGAAGCAAAACAACTAAAGACTTGGCTTAACAATCCAGAGGCACCATGGAAATGA
- a CDS encoding helix-turn-helix domain-containing protein, which translates to MTTPLSNTNFNAQGSFGAMLQQARKAKQVSLDDAANELFILKRHLQALENEDFSDLPQVAFARGFAINYAKYLGLDPVRIASSFDAAYPNELKSRSASNTQSLLRPMGTLQRDTHSRIRFNPLLIIAVIGVVILAIFLFRMVSNASKENTAPPVSSAEDISAVEQAQGAAINTDVTGVSASGSALNLGGGDVAPATLDVKLTAAAVVTITDATGSSLIAGSQNAGDYQLSGMPPFNVQIDNINNVRLMLNQQSVALNSYANGRQASFELAP; encoded by the coding sequence ATGACCACCCCATTATCAAACACTAACTTTAACGCGCAGGGATCATTTGGTGCCATGTTGCAGCAAGCTCGCAAAGCTAAGCAAGTTAGCTTGGACGACGCGGCAAATGAATTGTTTATTTTAAAACGTCATCTGCAAGCGTTAGAAAACGAAGATTTTTCTGACTTGCCGCAAGTGGCGTTTGCACGCGGTTTTGCGATTAACTATGCCAAATATTTGGGTCTCGACCCAGTAAGAATAGCCAGTAGCTTTGATGCGGCATACCCAAATGAGCTAAAATCGCGTTCAGCCAGTAATACTCAGTCGCTACTGCGTCCGATGGGCACGCTACAGCGTGATACACACAGTCGCATTCGCTTCAATCCGCTGCTTATCATCGCCGTCATCGGTGTCGTTATTTTAGCGATTTTCCTATTCCGTATGGTCAGTAATGCGAGCAAGGAAAACACTGCGCCGCCTGTCTCTAGCGCTGAAGATATCTCAGCAGTAGAACAAGCACAAGGCGCCGCCATTAATACCGATGTTACAGGGGTTAGCGCTTCAGGTTCAGCACTAAACTTAGGCGGTGGTGACGTTGCCCCCGCCACTTTAGATGTTAAGCTGACTGCTGCTGCTGTGGTCACTATTACAGACGCTACCGGTAGCAGCTTGATAGCGGGCTCGCAAAATGCGGGTGATTATCAATTATCAGGTATGCCACCGTTTAATGTACAGATCGATAATATCAATAACGTGCGCCTGATGCTTAATCAGCAATCCGTCGCTTTAAACAGCTACGCAAATGGTCGCCAAGCCAGTTTTGAATTGGCGCCTTAA
- the ispG gene encoding flavodoxin-dependent (E)-4-hydroxy-3-methylbut-2-enyl-diphosphate synthase, with protein sequence MSTSAPINRRLTKKIYVGDVAIGGDAPISVQSMTNTDTCDVAATVAQIERCVEAGADLMRVSTPTMDTVKAFGEIRKLVSVPLIADVHFDHKIALAVAAAGADCLRINPGNIGSDAKVREVVACAKHYNIPIRIGVNAGSLEKDIQRKYKEPNGAAMLESAMRHIDILERLNFDQYKVSVKASNVFLTMDAYRLISAQIDNPLHLGVTEAGVYRTGSVKSAIALGGLLLDGIGDTIRISLAAEPEEEIKIGFDILKSLNIRSNGVNFIACPSCSRQEFDVIRVMTALESRLEDIREPMNLSVIGCKVNGPGEAKEADIGIVGAAPKSLVYRMGEKSHLIDTDNLVDEIEGMVRAHAEELAKKRENEIIRVR encoded by the coding sequence ATGTCAACGTCAGCGCCTATTAATCGTCGTCTTACTAAGAAAATATATGTCGGTGATGTCGCGATTGGTGGTGATGCGCCGATTAGTGTGCAAAGTATGACCAATACCGATACCTGCGATGTGGCAGCGACTGTTGCCCAAATTGAGCGCTGTGTTGAAGCAGGCGCTGATTTGATGCGCGTCTCTACCCCGACGATGGATACCGTTAAAGCATTTGGTGAAATTCGCAAATTGGTCAGCGTACCCTTGATAGCGGATGTGCATTTTGACCACAAAATTGCTTTAGCGGTTGCGGCAGCGGGCGCAGATTGTCTGCGTATTAACCCAGGCAATATCGGTAGCGACGCCAAAGTACGTGAAGTCGTTGCCTGTGCCAAGCACTATAATATTCCTATTCGTATCGGCGTCAATGCTGGCTCTTTAGAAAAAGACATTCAGCGTAAGTATAAAGAGCCAAATGGTGCAGCAATGCTGGAATCAGCAATGCGTCATATTGATATATTAGAGCGCCTTAATTTTGATCAATATAAAGTGTCTGTCAAAGCCAGCAATGTGTTTTTGACCATGGATGCGTACCGTCTGATCTCAGCACAGATTGATAATCCGCTGCATTTAGGCGTTACGGAAGCCGGTGTCTATCGTACTGGTTCGGTCAAATCTGCCATCGCGCTTGGTGGTTTATTATTGGACGGTATTGGGGATACGATTCGTATTTCCTTGGCAGCCGAGCCAGAAGAAGAGATTAAAATTGGTTTTGATATCTTAAAATCACTCAATATTCGCTCTAATGGTGTCAACTTTATTGCTTGCCCAAGCTGCTCACGCCAAGAGTTTGACGTAATTAGAGTAATGACCGCGTTAGAGTCGCGTTTAGAAGACATTCGTGAGCCAATGAATTTGTCAGTGATTGGCTGCAAAGTAAATGGTCCGGGTGAAGCAAAAGAAGCCGATATCGGTATCGTTGGTGCTGCACCAAAATCGCTGGTCTACCGTATGGGCGAAAAAAGCCATCTGATTGATACCGATAATTTGGTCGATGAGATAGAAGGGATGGTACGCGCTCATGCAGAAGAATTGGCGAAAAAACGTGAAAATGAGATTATTCGCGTTAGATAA